TGTTGACTTTTTCATTCCAGAAGAAGTTTCGGAATACTTGGCCAAGCACGTGTCTGAAAACCAAAAAGTCCAAAAAGAATGGGAAGCTAAATTTGCTcaatataaagaaaaataccCTACTGAAGGTGCTGAAGTCCAAAGAAGATTGGATGGTAAATTACCAGAAGGTTGGAAAGAACACTTGCCAAAATACACTCCAGCTGATAAACCATTGGCTACCAGAAAATTGTCTGAAAATGTTATTAATGCTTTACATGGTAAGATTCCGGAATTTATTGGTGGTTCCGCCGATTTGACCGGTTCCAACTTGACCAGAGCTCAAGGCTCGGTTGATTTCCAACCACCATCTACTGGTTTAGGTAGTTACGATGGTGTTTACATCAGATATGGTGTTAGAGAACATGGTATGGGTGCTATCATGAATGGTATTGCTGCCTTTGGTGCCAACTACAAGAACTACGGTGGTACTTTCTTGAACTTTGTTTCCTACGCTGCTGGTGCTCTTAGATTATCAGCTTTGTCCCACCATCCAGTCATCTGGGTTGCCACCCACGATTCCATTGGTTTGGGTGAAGATGGTCCAACCCATCAACCTATCGAAACTTTGGCTCATTTCAGAGCTATTCCAAACTTGTCTGTGTGGAGACCAGCTGATGGTAACGAAGTTTCTGCTGCCTATGCTGCTGCCATTGAGTCTACTTCTCATCCATCTGTTATTGCCTTGACTAGACAAAACTTGCCACAATTGGAAGgttcatcaattgaaaacgCCTTGAAAGGTGGTTATACTCTTGTCAAGAAAGATAACCCAgatgttattattgtttcttCTGGTTCTGAGGTTTCTATTTCAGTTGCTGCTAGTGAAGAATTAGCCAAACAAGGGGTTAATGCCAATGTTGTTTCCTTACCAGACTTTTTCACCTTTGACAAGCAATCTGACGAATATAGATTGTCTGTTCTTCCAGATGGTGTTCCAATCTTGTCTGTTGAAGTCATGTCGACCTTTGGATGGTCTAAATACTCTCATGAGCAATTTGGCTTGAATAGATTTGGTGCCTCAGGTAAAGCTGGTGATTTGTACAAGCACTTTGAATTTACTCCTGAAGGAATTGCTGAAAGAGCCCAAAAGACTATCAAATATTACGAAGGTAAACAATTGTTGTCTCCTTTAGACAGAGCTTTCTAAGCAAGAGGTAATATGTAgttgatttataataatagcGATacatttctttatttgGCGATGCTTTCCTGTCTGATTCTGTAGAGAGAGAAGAACTTCCAACGGGATTGTGCAAGATTCACTAAGTTATCGAGTATGAAGGCATGTTGATAAGCAGGCAATACTTTTCGTATATTTTTGCAAGATCAGAATAATATTGGGCGactccttttttttttttgtgtgtgtgttgcAAAAATGGCTCACATAACTCTACTCCCTAACATGAAATAACCGCTTTCATCAGAAGCCCAATAAGGACACTCCACTGAGAAACAAATTTCGAAACTTTATCCTTTCTTTATTGAAGGACTGAAACTATATGTAGACACTAACtatgtaaaaaaaaaatataacaaATAACATCAAAGTATCAAACCTTCAAATG
This is a stretch of genomic DNA from Candida dubliniensis CD36 chromosome 1, complete sequence. It encodes these proteins:
- a CDS encoding transketolase, putative (Similar to Pichia stipitis TKT;~Similar to S. cerevisiae TKL2;~Similar to C. albicans TKT1); the protein is MPSLDELTISTIRGLSVDAVAAANSGHPGAPLGLAPAAHVVWQKMKFNPRDPNWINRDRFVLSNGHACALLYSLLVLYKFDLTVDDLKQFRQLGSKTPGHPEATDTAGVEVTTGPLGQGISNAVGIAIAQKQFAATYNKPDITLSDSYVYTFVGDGCLMEGVASEASSLAGHLQLNNLIAFWDDNRISIDGDTAVSFTENVPERYRAYGWNVLEVPDANTNIEAIGAAVEEAKKSTDKPTLIRLVTTIGYGSLKQGSHDVHGSPLKPDDIKQLKKSWGFKEDVDFFIPEEVSEYLAKHVSENQKVQKEWEAKFAQYKEKYPTEGAEVQRRLDGKLPEGWKEHLPKYTPADKPLATRKLSENVINALHGKIPEFIGGSADLTGSNLTRAQGSVDFQPPSTGLGSYDGVYIRYGVREHGMGAIMNGIAAFGANYKNYGGTFLNFVSYAAGALRLSALSHHPVIWVATHDSIGLGEDGPTHQPIETLAHFRAIPNLSVWRPADGNEVSAAYAAAIESTSHPSVIALTRQNLPQLEGSSIENALKGGYTLVKKDNPDVIIVSSGSEVSISVAASEELAKQGVNANVVSLPDFFTFDKQSDEYRLSVLPDGVPILSVEVMSTFGWSKYSHEQFGLNRFGASGKAGDLYKHFEFTPEGIAERAQKTIKYYEGKQLLSPLDRAF